The Paeniglutamicibacter sulfureus genome includes a region encoding these proteins:
- a CDS encoding amidohydrolase, with the protein MNEDLKIPSVKPWVKPMVGELVAFRREVHANPELSFVEYKTTERILTRLREVGLAPVALEDTGAYVDIGEGPIALALRADIDALPILEETGLDYASVVDGVAHACGHDIHTTVMLGVAKVLKAIDDQSPLGARIRVIFQPAEEKMPGGALNVIAAGVLDDVPRIVALHCEPRIDAGKIGTRIGAITSASDTIKIELVGRGGHTSRPHLTEDLVFAMSQIATNVPAVLGRRIDVRSAVSVVWGQIHAGSAPNAIPATGYLAGTMRCLDGEAWKGAGDLLDEVVRQVASPYGVEVKLEHIRGVPPVINTEEETDLIEDSARAEFGSGSIVLTPQSMGGEDFAWMTSKVPGAMMRLGTRTRGGENYDLHRGDYIPDESAIEVGVTVMASAALRAIEQLRLATEE; encoded by the coding sequence ATGAATGAAGACCTGAAGATTCCCTCCGTCAAGCCCTGGGTGAAGCCCATGGTTGGCGAGCTGGTGGCATTCCGTCGAGAGGTCCATGCGAATCCGGAGCTCTCGTTCGTGGAATACAAGACGACCGAACGGATCCTCACCCGGCTGCGCGAGGTGGGCTTGGCCCCTGTCGCGCTGGAGGACACCGGTGCGTACGTAGACATCGGCGAGGGGCCCATCGCCCTGGCGCTGCGCGCGGACATCGACGCGCTGCCGATCCTGGAGGAAACGGGCCTGGACTACGCCTCGGTGGTGGACGGGGTTGCGCATGCCTGCGGCCACGACATCCACACCACCGTGATGCTCGGGGTTGCCAAAGTGCTCAAGGCCATCGACGACCAGTCGCCGCTGGGCGCGAGGATCCGCGTGATCTTCCAGCCCGCCGAGGAAAAGATGCCAGGCGGCGCACTGAACGTTATTGCCGCCGGCGTCTTGGACGACGTCCCGCGCATCGTGGCCTTGCACTGCGAGCCGCGCATCGACGCCGGAAAGATCGGCACCCGAATCGGCGCGATCACCAGCGCGTCCGACACCATCAAGATCGAACTCGTCGGCCGCGGCGGGCACACCTCCCGCCCGCACCTGACCGAGGACCTGGTCTTCGCGATGAGCCAGATCGCCACGAACGTGCCGGCTGTCCTGGGCCGGCGCATCGACGTGCGCAGCGCGGTCTCCGTGGTCTGGGGCCAAATCCATGCCGGCAGCGCTCCCAACGCGATCCCTGCCACCGGCTATTTGGCCGGAACCATGCGCTGCCTCGACGGGGAAGCCTGGAAGGGCGCCGGGGACCTGCTGGACGAAGTGGTGCGCCAGGTGGCAAGCCCCTACGGAGTCGAGGTCAAGCTCGAGCACATCCGCGGCGTCCCCCCGGTGATCAACACCGAAGAGGAGACCGACCTCATTGAGGATTCGGCGCGCGCCGAGTTCGGTTCCGGATCCATCGTGCTCACCCCGCAATCCATGGGAGGGGAGGACTTCGCCTGGATGACCAGCAAGGTGCCCGGCGCCATGATGCGCCTGGGCACGCGAACCCGGGGCGGGGAAAACTACGACCTGCACCGCGGGGACTACATTCCCGACGAATCAGCCATCGAGGTGGGCGTGACGGTCATGGCCTCGGCAGCCCTCCGGGCCATCGAACAGCTGCGGTTGGCTACCGAGGAGTAG